CTATAGGTCATTTCTCCGGGGGTTAGCTATATACGGACGAGGTGACTGGAGAAGTATAGCCAGGCACTGTGTGATAACAAGAACATCAACGCAAGTGGCTAGCCATGCCCAAAAGTACTTCAATCATCTCAAAGCCGTCAACAAAGAGAATAGAAGAATGAGCATACACGATGTAACTATTGTGGATGCTGATATCGCTGGAACTTCCCAAGTACCATATACTGAGGGCATGATTTTGCCTGCTTGTGGAGGTTCGCAAGCGGTGGCAAGCACTAGCAATCAGAGCTTGTTACCTCAAGAAAGCACCAATGCTGAGCAGATGTTAGCAGTTGCTGGGGGAGAGTCCTCGGGTCATAGTGCTGCATTTGTCAGTGGAATGAATAGTATGGATCCTGATGAGGATGATGAGTTCATAAAACATATTGATGACCTAATCGTGGATCCAGAGGACGCTAATGAATCTGAGTTCCTTGTTGATGGTGGAAGGTCGCTATTACCCAGCAAACAACCATGTACTGCTGGTAGTAGTGGAACTAACAATCATCCGATCTTTATAGTTGGGAGTGACCTGGAAGCATTAATCACTAAGCAAATGAACGAAGACTATGATTTCACTTTCATTCTTGATGATGGGGAAGCACCAATCTCTCATGCAATGCTGTCCAATGCTTCTCATAGTGGAATGGCAAGTTTTGCAGTGGCTAGCAACAATGCTTACAATCCACCTCAGAACACGGTGTCTGCTCATAGCAGAATGACCAGCTTTGCAGCTGCTAGCATCGGTCCTAACAATGCACCTCAGAACATGGTTGCTGATCATCCTCAATCACCTCATGTCGCCCCCTGATCTAACTGTGTTGTCGGAGAATGGCCCCAATTTAAATACTACAATTGATGATGAAAGCATCTGTGATTTGGACGACCTGTTCACAGATCAGATGTTCCTGAATTGGTGAAACAGAAGTTGTTAATGTTGATATTAGTTTGTCTTAGCCAGATAGGCTGCTCTTTGTTTTTCACAAGTTCTTGTAAACAACTCTTTGTTTGTTTGcagttttttgtttgttttagccaAAACCTCTTACAAGCTAAAGGTTCAGACTAGAATCAATTgctactaaaatttatttctatgTTCTGATTAATCGTGAACGAGTTTTAAAAAATTGCTGTGCTGATTGTAGCAAGAGATACCAGGCCTGTAAACACATTATCCTACAGTCTTTCATTGATCCAAATCAATTGGTGCCAAAAATTGCCAAAAGCTTTCACtcccatttttaaattttatgtctttATACACCATGTGAGGTGCTGATTAAACCTAACATGTTCGTTTTATTTACATTGTTATTTCAAGGTTTAGGACTAAAGTGATCCTTTTTTCATACACGAAGGACTATCTCAATTAGTAGCATATATGGACCAAAAGGATCACTTCCTATACCATTAATAACTACTTCGATTATGTGGTGTATATGAACTGACTAAAATTAATCGCTATTTCTATTACCTGAAATACACATGAAAGAACTAACATAGTCCAACCCCCATTCATTAAGGACCAATTTTGATTTTAAAGTCCACCAGCTGGTGAAAAACTCTATTGTCAACTCGAATGTTTACACAAGAATCTCCAGTTGAAGCCTATACATCAATCCAGAGCAACGCGACCTGCTGATTGACCCAAATATAAATGACAGTTTGACGCTCTCTTACCGACAAAATAGTAGAACAACTATATCATCCTCAACTTCCACCCACCCCCGCGGTGGAACTATGTATGTCGAGCACTGCAAGAAATTTTAATACAAGTAAACATGTCAAATATGACCAGAAGAGCTACGTGATACTGTAGCATTAATGATGCATAAAGAAGTAAAACTGCTGTGTTCTTAGCCACAGAACAGTTCTAATTTGATAGTTGTACAAAAGTTCATGTAAAGTGATGTTCATACTTCATCCACTCAGGTTCAAAATCTTCCGCAAACATCAAAACAGGAAACTTATACAAGACAAAATATAATAACGACTAACGAACCAAAACAGTTTGTGTTCTCAGCTACAGAACATGTCTGAAGTTTTCATTTGATAGTTGTACCGAAGTCTTTCAACTAAACTAATGTTTGATCCATCCATCAGTTCTCAGAATTACAACCTCACACCAAGTTGCGGGTGGGTCAGTGAACGACTGGCTTTAGAGGATGTGCTCTCAGTTTTGACATATCCAAGTTATTATCCAGATCTTCATCTAATTCCCCAACGACGCTTCTACAAGAATGAAACAGAACAACGTGTTAGAGCTTAAACGAATCCTTGTTTTTTGCGAACAATATGCATCCTTAAATAAGAAGTGGCAGCGAACAGTACACATACATATTGTCCCCCCTTATGATATAAAGACCTAACACGAGTTGCTGTACACCTTCCTGCACATAAATGCTAAGGATTAGCAGCACTCCACACACCAAGCACAATGATGCAAATAAACCACAGCATAAttggaaaagggaaaaaagaatctttttttttactttttgggtTATAAGCATGATAAAAAAAGGAATCTTAATGCAAAAAAAAGCCAGTACAGCATGAATATCTAGTTAGGAAACACAATTTCGGTCATACCAAAGCACCTTTTTCACATCTACTGCTACAGGACCAACATTCAGGTAAACCATACTCCATCACTAGCAATATAACCAGTGTAATTCCCACAGGTGAGATCAGGGAAGTGTAGGAGGTACGCAAACCTCACCCCTACCTTTGTGAGGtggagaggctatttccgatagaccctcgggtCAAAGTGGAGGAAAACCATACTCCACCCATTAGGATATTATATTACCCGATTTTCAGATAAAGCACAAAATACAAGATGTAATCTCACACTTGAACTCTTAGATTATGAAACCATGAGGGAATTTCTTACACTGCGTGAACGACTAAATGAACTGTTCCCAGTAACACCAATACTTATAGTGTATAGTAGTAAGGTCCCATAGTCGGTAATCCTGTTTAACAAGACGGGCCAGGTGCATGTTGCTTTGCACTTCTTTAGCAATTTTTGATGAGACTATTACCTACTTGGATAGAAAGTAGGACCTGGATATTCAAATTTCTAGGCATTCAAAAAGTACTCCTAGCAACAAACTAGACTGCCACATAATAACTGAAAAAATTCTTGCAAATAAACTAGGAATCCTAGGGAACTGCAAGCAACAAATGGAAACAAACATCCACAATATCCCGAacattaataacaacaatatacccagtgtatttccacaaagtggggcCACGGGAAGGTACAGTGTACAGTCccgtaccactacctcagaggtgaggtagagaggctatctcccaaaaaaaaaaacggCTCAAGAACATCGttcaaaagtaattttaaaactgaataccactaTTAAAATGAAATGCCTAAACATGATTAATGCATTCTGAGATGGGCATAGACGGACCTTTGTTGAATACACTCTTTCATGAGATTCATCAAGAATCAAGTTTGTAGCCTGGTCGAATCCTCTCAAAACTCCCTGAAAAAGAATCACCTAGTCAGTAAAATAAAGAGTCTCCAATCCAGTGTTGGCAACATAAGCCAAGCAATATCTCACCACAATATTCCGTCCATCATTTGTGATAACTGAGATGGTTTCTGGAAacaccaaaagaaagaaaacaaagtgTTATTTCTTAAACATGAGCTAATCTCACAAAGCAAGACAGAGAAAATAAATACAAGGGCAACGTACGATCAACAAGAGACTCAAGCCCAAGTCCAGCTGACATGTTGCGGCGTTAACAGAATCTCAGTTGTCAGCTTCCGCGGTAAACTGATGCTTAAACCTTGTCAAAACCATCAAAGAAAGTCCACaagttaaaataaattaaagcaaCGTTAATATAACAAATAATGCGAGAAGGTGAAAATAAAATAGCTATGTGGAATTAAATAATTCGCTGGCTAAACTTCCCGGTGCGGCATTTGCTCATTTTTCTATGAAGAAACAATTCATCGAAGGTAGCCTAATCAAGTAGTGATTTGAACTATCATAATATTAACGTTTGTTTTTATGTTCATAAAAGATATGGAGTGATGCAAACACAGGTCAATTTTTGCTGAACAAAAGACATTTTCCAATTCCCTTTTTCTTATCCACCTTTGATCAGACAGTTTTCTAAATGCTTTTTGTTTCTCtcaaatcccaagatcaaaagctTCAATTTAGTTTTCGGTAAAACGAAAGCTGAATTCTTGAGTTCTATCTGTATATCCCTTTTAGGCCTGCCGAAAAAGGAATGATTAACACAGTTTGGTAGCCTTAAAACTTGAACTattaaaaagggcagcccggtgcactaaagctcccgctatgtgcagGGTCCAGGGAAGGGCTCcaccaccacaagggtgtattgtacgcagccttaccttgcatttctgccagaggctgaggctgtttccaaggcttggaCCCGTGAACTCCTGGTCACATATAAGGCTCCCCTTCAActattgatttttaatattttacacATCTGTATTAAAATTAATGTTAAATGCACAACACGAATTACATTCAGGAGTACCCACAAACCAACAAAGAAACACTACGGTGATTCTTCCAATCTATTCTAGCCTTCGTAGACAGAGTCACCTGATACTATTGCTAGTCGGAGATGTCAGTTATCCCGTGGAATTAATTAGTCTAGGTGCAAGAACGCTGACCTGGACACCACATTCATCcaaaaaaacacacaaaataatcaaattaaCTTCACTGCATATTAAACCCTAAATTTCCAGCACAGTACATGTACTTCTAAGTTCGATCTACAATGAGTATATAATACCTAAATTACATAAATTTGTTCCGACAATAATTGTGCCGCCGTATAACATGATaattatcacaaaaaaaaaaaaaattaaaaaaacggATATTGTCGGAGATTgttttattcaatatatataagAGCTTACAAATGCGAATATAAATTGTTGCTAATACCGAAGGAGGAAGAAGAACCCTAATTTACCTGCAAAAAAGAATCGTCGAGGAGTTATCGAAGCTCAAACTGAGTAGAAGAGAGTGAGACTTTGTGCGGTAAAGTATGTACCCAGTAAATTATACAAGTGGTCCTTGATAGTTTTGTGTAAACTTTGTTTAGGTCCTTAATATTTGATTTATTGTGAGATTTGATTCATCAAAGGAGAAAAATTAACCCAGAGTGGTCCTAGATCAATTTAGGTGATTTAAATACGGTTACTACAGTGAAGTATAATGTGGGATAATAATATAGgaattaaataaattatgagattatttagtgtatatatttgtttgtgatccTAAGCCGcgggtttatcggaaacagcctctctacttcttttgaggtagtggtatgatctgcatacactctaccctccccagaccccactaggtgggaatacactgggtatgttgttgttgttgtatatttgtTTGTGACGTTTGGTTGATTTGATTAAGAGGAGAATATAAAATACCTGTTTGATTTTATATTAGATAAATttgagtatatttttatttttttcctcaaaaatatccctccattaattttttgactcaaaaatacccttctctctAACGAAATGCTACCAAACATGCCACGTGAATAAAAAAAGTCACTTGACCAGTCCACATCAACATACACAAATGAAAAATCAATCCATTTAATCAATCTAACTATTaacccttttttttattatttaaaagatcCAACCCACTcatattaaaaagaaaatctgacccaagaggaaaaaattgaagaaattgatTGTTTATTTTCTATGTGATGGGTTCTGATATTTCAGATTAATTAAGGcaaaagatgaggaaataattaggtccttaaattgttgatttgaaTGAATTGAATTTTAATCGGGTTGACCTTAAACAATTGGATCCTTGAATAGTTGACCCGATTTCTAAGAGTTCGAATTGCTATTGGATGTCCTATCTGAATTGGTCTAATGAGGAACCTGATTATAGTGAGAGGAATGGTAATTCAGAGACAAAATTAGAATTTGGAGAGTGAAAGTTTAGTGGCAATGTAGGACAACCACAAGTTGATGAGGTCAAGAATTGCTCGAGTGAGTCTCGTAACtttgaaaatgtaaaataataaaatataaggcGGTGAAAGGAATGatatgaggaaaaaaattgaacaattgaattttgcctcttggtttggattttttgaatatggattggattggatttttaaatagaataaaataggtTGATTGTTAAGTGGATTAAATGGAGTGACTTTCCACGTGTATGCTGATGTGGACTGATTAAGTGACTTTTTTTAATCTATATGGTGTGTTTGGTGACATTCCGTTAGAGAGAagagtatttttgagtcaaaaaattaacggagggtatttttgagccaaaaaacaaacagaagagtatttttgagccaaaaaataaataaagggtattttttatctatttcgaatagtttaagagtatttttgacccattttcattTTATAAATGTTGTCTGAGAAagttaaaatatatgtaaatcttACTTTTAATTCGTGGAGGTAGAaagatttcttttaaaaaaattctccACTCAAATAACACAAATCAAATAGCTTGAAAACATATGAAACTCAAATTACATATAAAATAACCTCACACTCCATTTTAAAGTTATTCTCATTGTATGTGTAACTACCAACATGGATAGGGTTGATGATACTAGAGAAAAAATAGTGGCCATGTTCCCCATTGGACCTTAATTCTATAgagattttttatttggttaaagGAAAGAAAGCTACATGGTAAAGGCATTATAATTTAGGGGGAAGTAATTAATGGTTGCTTTGAAAAGGTTGGAATAAATTCTAAGACTACATTAGAACAAAACGTTTTCCTCTtctagaaatcataatttttcatgtGACTTTCATAATGGACTAAAGTTTGGAATCTTTATTGTTTTGGACTATCAACTATGTCATATTTGCCTATTGAAGAAGCATTGTATGTATGCCAATTACTATTGTTTGGTTGCCATTTTTTGTTACATATATTTACT
The Capsicum annuum cultivar UCD-10X-F1 chromosome 6, UCD10Xv1.1, whole genome shotgun sequence DNA segment above includes these coding regions:
- the LOC107875708 gene encoding sm-like protein LSM8 — encoded protein: MSAGLGLESLVDQTISVITNDGRNIVGVLRGFDQATNLILDESHERVYSTKEGVQQLVLGLYIIRGDNISVVGELDEDLDNNLDMSKLRAHPLKPVVH
- the LOC107874661 gene encoding transcription factor DIVARICATA, with translation MSTDRTCNSSFWTKEEDKIFETTLAIYFKGGDLLTKMEEALPWKSRDDIINHYKILIEDVDAIEFGRVPLPNYPELPSHSNQKNRSSKTDLAWRKGVAWTVEEHRSFLRGLAIYGRGDWRSIARHCVITRTSTQVASHAQKYFNHLKAVNKENRRMSIHDVTIVDADIAGTSQVPYTEGMILPACGGSQAVASTSNQSLLPQESTNAEQMLAVAGGESSGHSAAFVSGMNSMDPDEDDEFIKHIDDLIVDPEDANESEFLVDGGRSLLPSKQPCTAGSSGTNNHPIFIVGSDLEALITKQMNEDYDFTFILDDGEAPISHAMLSNASHSGMASFAVASNNAYNPPQNTVSAHSRMTSFAAASIGPNNAPQNMVADHPQSPHVAP